TTTTTGAGGCAACTTCGCTTAATAACGGAATTTGAGCTTTGGATACTTCATAATGTGTAACTGTTGCTCCTATTTTGTACTCCTCTTTTTTATCTAAATAATGAAGTTCTTTAAGTTTGGTTATGTCGACCAAATAAGAAGGCCTAACTATTCTAAGTTTCATCATAGGTATTAAGCTATGACCTCCAGCAAGAATTTTAGCGTCATCGTGAGCCTTTAGAAATTCTATAACTTCACTTAGACTGTCGGGAATTACATAACCTGTTTTTGGTGGATACATATCTTCTTCTCTTTAACTTATTATTTATCTTTTACTTATTCTTTACAAACTTTTCTGGATTCTTTTTAAATTCAGCCATACACATAGGACTGCAGAAGTAATAAGTTATACCTTTGTAAACATATTTATAATTAGTATTATTGACCTCTTCTCCACAGACTGGATCTTTCATAGTTAAATTATGAGAATTTCCACAATTTATTTCTTAATTTTATAACTTCGCCTATTATTATGACTGCAGGAGACGAGATACCTTCAGATATTACTGTTTCTTTCAATTTACTTAATGTAGTTAAAGTTACCTTCTGGGAAGGAAGCGTACCGTTTTGTATTATAGCTACCGGACATTCTGGGCTTCTAATTTTCTCTAACGCTTCTTGTAGCTCTTCTATTTTATTAACTCCCATCAATACTATCAGCGTTCCTTTTTTTGGAATATAATCCAGGTCGATTATTTTATTTCCAGCTCTAGTTCCAGAAATTACCGTAAACCCAGAAGAATACCATCTACTAGTTACCGGGATTCCAGCGTAAGCAGGAACTCCAATAGCACTGCTAATTCCAGGTATGACCTCACAAGGTATGCCTTGTTCCATTACATATTTACACTCTTCTTCTCCTCTGCCAAAAACGTAAGGATCTCCTCCTTTTAGTCTAACCACTATCTTACCTTCTTTTGCCTTTTCAACTAGAGTGGAATTTATCTTCTCTTGGAGATCAGCTTCTCCTAAGCCTTTGCCCAAATAAATTAGTTCTGATTTTGATTTGCATTCTTTTAAAATCTCTTTAGAAACTAATCTATCGTATATTACGACATCAGCTTGTTTGAGTATTTTCAAACCTTTTATTGTTATTAATTCTGGATCTCCCGGACCCGCACCTACTAGGTAAACCTTGCCTTTCATTTTTGAGAACCTTGACACTCAAATAGCGTTTACCTTTTTAATAATATATATCGCAAATAAAATACCCTCAGAAAATTTTACAATATAAACGAAACCCAAGACGTGATCTAAAAGGCTGTTTTGCGAAATATTGTACATTACCGAATAAATGTAGAGAAGCATTACATAAAATATATCTGCGGCAAAACCTAAACTGTAAATTATTATCTTTTCCATGAATTTTAATGAAGGAATTAAGTAACCTGCTATGAAACCACCTATAAAATCTGAAATAAAAGCACCGAAATAGAGAACTGGAAGATTTTGAGCTATCCTAAAAACAAAGGGCGTCAACCAAAAGGTTATTAAGAAGACTGAAACTGTAAAGCCTATCCAAGATTTATTTCTTATTAGTAATGAAGTTACTGGAACCAAAGAGTCCTCAAATTCTACAAATTTATCTTTAGGAGTATACCTATTTATCACGTACCATCCTAATAAAGCTCCAGAAAATACTGGTCCTTGATAGGAAAGTAACTTATCTAAAGGATCTCCAATAATATAAATTACTCCAGAGATACCTGCAAAAATGATAGCTAGATACTTCGCTAAATCTAATTTGTCCATACGTTATGGTAAGTAAACAGTATATATAACCTTATCTTCATTGAATTCTTTATTCAATATTTTAACACCTTTCTCTTGCATTGCCATCGCCCACATTTCCACTTGATCAGCTTGAACTCCTTGTAATGCAATTATTTTAACCTCTTGGTTACCTCCAATTTCTAACCAGAACTTCATTAAAGACACTGAAGGAGTATTTGATCCGCAACCTCCAGATTGTTTAGTTAAGTCTAGCTCCTTCATATCAGTATATCATTGTTGAACTGATATTTAATGTTTCCTTGTCTTCTAAGAAGTAAATTTTGTTCCAGCCCTTTGACTTCATTGTATAAATTAATGATTTTAATAAAGTCCTTAAATTACAGAATGCGCCTTCACATTCCGTTAAATTGATGTTCATTAATTTCTTTATAGTTTTTTCCCTCTCATCTCCTGAGGAGAAAACTACAACTTCTCTCGACCTTGAAGAAAATATTGGAGAATGAAAGAATTGCTCTAATCGCTCAAAATTTGAACTCCAACCAAATATTTCAGCTAGTTTCAGATAAGCAAAGTAAGCAATACCGTAATTTTCTCCCTTACCTATAAAGAACGCTTTATCTTCTAAAATAATTTCCTTATCGCGACCTTTATCCTCTTCAACTCCTGCAATCTTGTATAATGCACTTAAGGACATCATGAATGATAATGTTCCAGGTAGAACGCGCTTAGGCTTATAAGGTAAATTAATAACTTCATCTGCAAGTTTTGCAAGTTCAGAATTAGGGTTCGCAGTTATCACGTATATCTTAGTCCTACCTTTAAATTTTCTTGCAAGGCTTATATTTGACTTAGGTTTGCCCGAAACTGAAACTATAATAAGGGGCTTATTTATATTCATCCATAAAGCATCATAAGGATCTATCGCCCTAAACTTTCCTTTTGTTTTTCCCTCTATAACTAAGGAAGCAGCGAACGAATCTCCTGCACCGGTAACGTAAGCTTCTCCCAATCTTACGTCAGTGTTTACTGTGTAATTTTGACTTATCTCTTCTTCTATGTCTTCTATGATTTCCATTTTACCTTCGAATAATAGACAGTTATAAATTATATTTAACTCATAATTTACATGAGTTGAAGATCCTTATAAAAGCAGGAATAGCCTTTATAAAAGATTCCGCACCAGTGCCCAATGCATATTTAGGTGTAAATGATGGGA
This genomic interval from Acidianus sp. HS-5 contains the following:
- a CDS encoding YHS domain-containing protein; protein product: MKDPVCGEEVNNTNYKYVYKGITYYFCSPMCMAEFKKNPEKFVKNK
- the cobA gene encoding uroporphyrinogen-III C-methyltransferase is translated as MKGKVYLVGAGPGDPELITIKGLKILKQADVVIYDRLVSKEILKECKSKSELIYLGKGLGEADLQEKINSTLVEKAKEGKIVVRLKGGDPYVFGRGEEECKYVMEQGIPCEVIPGISSAIGVPAYAGIPVTSRWYSSGFTVISGTRAGNKIIDLDYIPKKGTLIVLMGVNKIEELQEALEKIRSPECPVAIIQNGTLPSQKVTLTTLSKLKETVISEGISSPAVIIIGEVIKLRNKLWKFS
- a CDS encoding SIS domain-containing protein encodes the protein MEIIEDIEEEISQNYTVNTDVRLGEAYVTGAGDSFAASLVIEGKTKGKFRAIDPYDALWMNINKPLIIVSVSGKPKSNISLARKFKGRTKIYVITANPNSELAKLADEVINLPYKPKRVLPGTLSFMMSLSALYKIAGVEEDKGRDKEIILEDKAFFIGKGENYGIAYFAYLKLAEIFGWSSNFERLEQFFHSPIFSSRSREVVVFSSGDEREKTIKKLMNINLTECEGAFCNLRTLLKSLIYTMKSKGWNKIYFLEDKETLNISSTMIY